The sequence below is a genomic window from Dyadobacter chenwenxiniae.
CTGCGCCACTCCCTGCGAGCTTGTGAGGCGACCCCAACATTTAACGACCAGAAGTAGGATGGAAATAATGCCATTATGAAACCTACTACAAAGTGAACGCCTATCTTTAATACTGTTTCCTTCATGTTTGACAATTTAAGTTTGAAGATTACAACAAAACTGATTACTTCAACGAGGACATCTTTAAAGACATCTTTCCAATCTATTTGAGTGAGGATATTCACCAGGGCGCCCGATTCTTAAATGGCCGCGCATGTGTATACGTAATAACGCAGTAATAATCGGGTTAAGTTCCATAAGTAAGAATGTTTGTTGACCGATAGCTACAATTGAGTTACAATCGATACAATGAGGCAAGGCTCCAACCGTTTAATCCAAGGGGCGCAACGTGAGTAAGTACATTGATATGTTCGAGAACCCGTTCAACGGATACGTTGCGACAGTCACCACACCATTCTCATTCCTTCTGTGCATTATATTCGGGCCGTTGTATTTCCTGATGAAGGGAAATTTCAAACACTTCCTGCTGTCGGCGATTCTGGCCTGTTGCACTTACGGCATTTCATGGGTTATTTACCCATTTTCAGTCTATGAGATCAATCAGGGTCATTACCTGAAACGCTGATGGGCGGCTGTACAGCCTTAGCCATAATCATTTAAAATAGAATGCGGTAGGAATAGCCATGGGAAGAAAGACAGGGGGGCGGAACGCTCGAAAAGCCGCTCGACCCTAATGAAAAGCAGATGGCCTTCCCTTGGTGCCAGAATGCTTTGCCCTGAAAAGAATAGCGCGGAGGCAGCCCGAATGCACAAGATTGACGTAGCGGCGAGGGCAGCGTACTGTCTGCGGCCCGTGGCGTGATTGAGTGTCAGATTAAAAAAGCCTCCCGGTTTGCCGCCGATTGGCAGGGTATCGAAGTTGGCATTTCCGTTGAACTTAACCGTGACTCTTCCCACCAAACTTTACCGGTACCGGTTTGTCTGCATGGTGGCGGCGCGTCAGTCGGGTGAAATTTCTAAAGAAACTTTCAGCGAGTGGATTAATGACGACCGGACGTTTGAAGAAGAGCAGGAGGCCATTTCTCTCGATGGCCCGCCGCTCTCTGAGGTCGCTTAATCTGCTATTGTTTCGCTTTGATCCGAGCTCTCCATTCAGTCCAATAATGGGTAAAGTGGAGAACGGCATTTGCTTTGCTTTCAAATCGCTGATTATGTTGCCGGTATAATGAATACCAGGCGTAAAAGCCATTATCACCTAGAACTGGCATTAGGTGGTAGAACTGTCCCTTTTTTGTTGTTCCACCCTCTCCCCAGTACATTTCGTCCGTACGGAGTACTCGGTATGTTTCGCCTGTCAAATCATAAAGCAATTCCCTGATCTGTTCGTCTGTAAGATCCTGGTCTGGGAACTCCAAAATAGTTTCTCTCATCTTTTTGCGGTTTTGTTGATGAGCAACATACAGAAATAGTAGGAGTGCCCTATGACGAAGCGTATCAAATCTCAATAAACTTATCGATCGGCATAACTGAATCCTGCTGCTCTATTGATCGTTTACAGTTCGACACGTATAGTTCCGTCATAAAAAGACGATTGAGGGCCTTTACCTTTTGCATGAGTGGCTCTGAAAATCCGATGGACTCATCAACTAGCCAAAGCGGCTTTTCCTCGTCCTCAACAAATTGTATCTGACTAAATAGTCCTGCCGTCCTTAGCACCGAGTGTCATTATTCTGCGTAAGGATCCTGTATTTTTTGTCTCTAAGGGCATACTAAACAAATAGCGATTTTAACTTAGGCCACACGCGGTTGCTTACCTTGAAGTAAACTTTTATGAACTTTTACAACCCAACGCTGCTAGATGTAAACCAGCAGATACCATGTGCCTTGGTTCCACCCACAATTTTCAGCGCCTAGGAGTCTTAGTCGAACGAGTTCCGAGTGAGACCGGCCTCGCAGAGCCAGATTCAAATGAAGCGCGTGGCGGTAGCCGCGTGATACATTTGTACATCTGGCTGACCACGGATAGACAGGTGGTAGCATCTAATTTTACGAGTCTGTGTGACTACAATTTTATACCCGAGGTGTCCGCTTCAGCTTCAAAACATCACTATTGCTCCAAATTCGGTAAGAAGAAGAAAATTTAGTCATAAATGCTCCTTCGGGATTGTTTGAGCGCAAAAAAGCTTCTTAGTGACGCTCTCTGGACTGTTTTTATTTTATTGCGACGCTTTTACCTCAAAAAGCGACCGTTTCACCGTGGATTAACTAGTTAGCGACCAAATTTACAGTCAGATTTTCCACCTCACATCCATTCAATCGTCATTCATGAATGTCGATCATTTTTTTTCTTACAATCCCTCTCACAATTACGGAGGGATTGTAAGAAAAAATATGAAGTCTGCCAAAATTGGGGTTTACAATAATCTAACGATTATATCGCTGCCTTGTCGAGTTCATGTTAGGAAATTCCTTAATCATTCGATATCCTATCGCGGTTGAAAGTAGGGGAAATCGCATACTAGTATAAAATTGAGATAATTTGAACCTACATTCCAGTGCGAGACAGAAAATCGCGGCGACCGTGCGCGGCTATTGGTGGAACATTTCTAGCTATTCCTGAAAGTAAGACCTGCTGAGTTTTTCAGGAAGTTTGCGATTCCGGCTAAGTCTGGATAGATAGAGTACTCATTAATATTTGCAAGTTTTAAAAACTCTTGGGCACCTGGCAAAGCGTCTTCTTCTAGGACGATCTTTTTTATAGCTTCCGGGAACTTGGCCTCTATCGGCTCAATATTATTATGATGGACCGTAAACATTCCAACTTGGGCTGATATTCTATCATTTCTGAAAATAGGTTCTATTGCAGCGGGTGCTGTTATGACTCGGTGATTTTGATTCCAATAGGCGCTTGAATATGGAAACGAATGCTCCTCTCTAGGGATTTGGATAATTTTATTGTGCCCAATCCGTCGGTTTAGGGCAATCGGATCAAGTAAGTAGATTGCAGCGCTTCCGCTGGATGAGGAAGTTTTCTTGTTAAAGGCAGCAAAAAATAAAGCTATTCCGAATGATTCGGTCCAGTCGAGCAGCCTGGTCGGTATTCCGTAATGTTGCATGTCAAACAACGTTTCCCATTCACTCTCCTTACTTAGAAATATTTTATCGGCAAATCTCTTGAATCGGTTGAAAAGAAATTCTTCTTTTTCAAGGCCATTTTCATATCTGAGTAAACTGGGTAAAAGATAGTGCTCCGAATGACCTTGGCCTCGATACCATAAATTTGCTGGGTTGCCTAGGTCTAATTTCGCCTGCTCGATGTTTTGAATAAATTCCAGCCAAGATTGAGAAGTAAGATAAGTCATTTTAGAGAATTAGGTTAGTACATCCAAGTATTATTTAAATTTTTTATGTTTAACTATTTGCCGAAATATAAAACTGAATTAAGTTGCGAGTAATTGATATGATTTCCAATAATTAGCGACTGTAAAAACAGGGCTAGCTCTAAAATTACTATATGAAGTACATAGCAACATCGAAAATGGTATGTATCAATCAGCTCTGTGATAGTTATATACATAGGAAAAAGAATATAAATTTTCGATTTATATTCTTTTTCCTATACGGTGATTCTCGAAGTGTTCAAATGCTCTTAATGTAGATTCCGCGAAATCGTGTCGGCTTCTAAATTCGAAATCTATATAGCCCAAGGATTTTGTTAAAATGTCGGTACTGAATTGGAATAGATCTGGACGTTTATCCATATAGTATTCGATGAACTCCTTGGCTTTATTCACGACATTGTCTATATCACTCAAATTCTTGTATTTATTTTTATTTAAATCAACTATCAGGCTATTTTGCCAGAATTCAGATATTTTTAATTCTGGGTATTTATTTTCCGAATAGACGGTGAGTGAATCATAGTCTATTAGTTGAATTAGTAGACTATTGTTAGACAGAGTTCCCAGTTTGACCAAATACGCGGTTCTTTTCTTAAATGCTTCATCAAATATATTCTGAGCAACCTCCAACAGAGATGAAACATTGTTTAATTCTCTCTGTAGGGAAATCGGAACCGAATTTTCATTTTTGTACACGATAGTATGATTGATAAGGGCCCAGGCTTCTAACAAAACAGTCGTTACTTGAACTTCACAAACATAACCTTTGAATTTACGATATCTCGTCCCCGAATAGCTATCTCCAAATGCCACACAGGTATGAATACTTTGATAGCCCATGTGGGCTACTCCTAAGCTTTCTTTTTTATCACTTTGCCAGCTGACATCGAAAAGTTCGTTAAGTAAATTTGAAAACACTCTTTTTTCTTCTTCAAAAAGGCACACAATTCTGACCCCAGCATAGTCAAAAACATGCTGTTCGGGGTTTTCGATACGGTGCCGTTCTATCTTATCGGCGAGGCTTTGTCTTGTCTTAACTCTGCCTTTTATATCTGCTATTTTGAGGCCTTTTGCTTCACATTCCTCCTTGATTGTGAAAATTACCTCATCCACAAAGTCCTTATATGAATTTGTATTTCGCTCATGTGCCGCTAGATATTCTGCAACATTCATAGTTTCAAGTGAGGGGCTAAGAGGTTATTACGGCAACAGCTGTCAAGTATAGGCCAAAAGACGAGCCCGCAAAAAGACATTTGCTTATTTTATGGCGCCATTGAGCGAACTTTATCTGGAAAGCTATCTTGAATAGTAAGCCTATTTTCCGTCAAATCTCCTTATTACTTTCCTATCCACCTCATTAAGTATGACGCGATGAAGTTACCTTTTGAAGCGAGGGGAGGAGTTGACGGGAGAAGGAATAGCCACAAGCATAATTTATGAAGAGATGTCGGAGATGATATCGGATGACATCGTGAGGGGACATACCTCTTTAGGAAAGCTGGGGATTTATGAGCTGGGATTTACAAGCCACACTGGGTGGATTGAGGTCTATTAATTGGCTCAACCTAGTACAAATACTGACTTATTCTTTCAAATTTCCATCATGGGGATTCTAAGCGAGCGTAGATGCGAAGCTGATGAATGAGTTGAATTGGAAGTCTTGGCCCGTTCATCGACCAAAGTCATCGTGCTTTGAAGTTAGATGGATATTTTCTTGCAGGCGCTTCTCAGTTGTGTAGAAGTGTAGTAGGAAAAGTCTTCGGAGTGTGAAACGAATAATCTTGTTAAAATTAAGTCTTGCTTTCAAGAATTTGCTGTAGCAAGAATACCTTTTCCTGCTCAGATTTCAATAAACGCTCATACAACTTTTTGTTTTCATCCAGAGCTTCGACCCACTTTTCGATAGGATTAAAGTTGATGGTGCAGTTGTTATTTATCGATCCTGCATTGTCATTCAAGGTGCTGGCGATAATGTTTATTGCAGCTTCTTCGCTAAAATTCCTAATTGCGTCTGCCGGGACTTTGAGTATTTTGGCAACCTGATCTAGGATATCCTGTTCGACGATTTCCTTCTGTTCCAGTAGCGAGACCCTTTTTTGCGACCATTCCTCGCCAAGCTGAAAGGCCAATCCTTCCTGCTTAATACCCAGCATTTCCCTAAAACGGCGGATGTTCCGGCCGTGGTGAATGTGTTTAGTCATTTCTGGCGAAGTGTTCATTTTTCAAAAGATAAGGTTTCTCTAATTCCGATCAAAAGCCTAAAATAGCTGTTTTGAGGCTAAGAAACCAAGTTTTGGAATTTTTTAGAAGCGCATTAGTCCTGATTTTCAGCATTTGTTTTACTCAAACACGGATGACGATGAGATTTATTTCGGATGACGCCAATGATCTGAAACCGGCCTGGATGTCGAGTCAAGAGACCGAGTGCCCGGAAAAACTGCTTCCGGGATTCTGGAAACATTATACCATTGCTGATTGCAGGTTTTTTCTGTGGCAAATGCTTTCAGCCTCAATATCAACTGAGAATCAAGATGCCGATGCTAGTCCCGGTGAGCAAATCAGCTTTTTTGAAAATCTAGTGGTATACCTGGAAGCATCTTCTATTGTGGATAATCGCGGACCTCTCTCAAAAGCAAAACGGGGTGAATCAGAACAGTATGAAACCGGTGAATCGTCCATGGATATCAAGCCGGGAGAAAAGCCGCCAAAAGGTGATAACCCCCATAGAAAGCTTCATAAGCGGCTTAAACGCCTTTCGATCTGGCATCGTGACGGATTCGATGACCCGTACGTGATTCTCGATTCCTTCTTCGATGCATATGACCTGCCGAGCTTCAAGGCGAGATTATACGATATCCTTCAGGTGTGTTGCCAGGAAAAGTACTATGACAAAGGCTGCCCCGCGGATGTTCTTTACTTTTTGGAAAAGGTTGAATCCATCATCAATGCGGCCTATTCGATCCTTATCAGTGAAGAAGCGAAATGGCTGGATAAGTCAAAAACTGCGATGGAATGCATCGCCAGTAGCAACGGTGAACCGGAATGCGAAATTGAACCGCCTGCGGTCATTATTCAATGCTTGAAAGAATTCTTCGAATATAGGAGCTTAAAGAAGTGGAAACAGGAACTGAATAGAATCTGTCTTTATTCCCTAAGCAGTCAGTCCGCCCAGGAGTGGGGAGTTTGGATTGACTCACTTACACTATACAAGCTCATATGCAGCTTAGCGGAAACAGCATTTGATCTTCGAAAAAATAGATCAGCGTTGCCTTGACGACTGAAAGAAAGTATCTTGGGGCTTTGGTAGGGCGGTGATTCTGTTTCGTCTTGGTGGATTGTTGCGAAGCCCGTCCTGCCTTGTTTATGATCCTACAAAGTAGCTGTTGTCGAATTACACGACTTTGATCGCTAAGGTGTGTTGCATAGTTGATTGCAACCAAGTAACAAACGCGTTCAGGCTACATTTTTCGCACATATCCAAATGAAACCCCAAGAGCAGATACTCAAAGAGTTGTCGGAAATCAGGCAAGCTATTGTCAGAATCGCAGGTACACCAGCACTTCCGCCAGAAGAGCAATTCTCTGAAGCCTCACTGGATAAAGTTGCCCTGGAATTAAAGAAGCTTTCCATCAAAAGAGGTGAATGGATCGATGATGGGGATCTGAGCAGATATTTCAAAGGTGTCTACAATGGGGGAAGGTTCATCCGGGAAACATTCGGATTTAATGATTTTTTCAAGAAGGGGAAATCATACTATTACCGGAAATCCAGCATTATTCGTTTATCCCAGGAATTGAAATCCCGAAATGTCGACTTGGCTCGATACATGGAGCTTAAAGAGAGTGAGGCAAAATTCGAGGAAAAAGTCTCCGCGGTCGCTGCCGCAAACAAAAAGCAAAAAAAAAAGAAGCCTCCATTTCAGTTACCTGATTCCCTAAAAGACATTACGACCGAAGACTTTCATCCAGCAGTTGAAATTGTTGAAGCCGAACTAAGCAAGCTGCGTGAACAGTTTACCAAAGAAAATCTTTCAAAATATATAGATGTCTACGGTGGTCATGCAATGATGAAATTCCGCTATCCATTTTCAGGGTTTGCCGAAAAGGAGATAAAATCCAAATGCAGGCGCTGGTGCGACCAATACAATATGGCCTGCGATGCTCTTTCGAAGTTGAGTGGAAAAGAGAAGAAATTTACCCCACCGGAAGACCCTAATGCTTATGAATTATGACGGCTTTCTCTTCCTACTGACTACAATTTTGAGCACCTCCGATTCGAGGTACATCGCCTTTGTTCTTCCTTTGACCAGTTGTGGTTTTACGATGCCCGCGTTTACTGCTTTCAGGAAGGCTGCGTTGCTGGCTCCGGTTAGCTTCAATGCACCTTCTTTGGTAAGCAATTGATCTTGTTGCAACACGCTTTTCAATTCCTCTCTGACAATTGCGCGGACGCGGTCCATAAACTCTTCGACTGTTAAAGAGTGCAGCAGGATGGTTTCCATAAATTTGAAGTTAGGGTAAAAACATAGTGAGTTAGCACAAAACGCTTCTTTGGCTGCAAACATAGGTAAACAGCTGAATATCTGCTCCACATCAGTTTCACCTATTTGAAAATCGAAAGGGTCTAGGATTTCCACATTGCGAATTTTAGCTTTGTTTTCTTGGCAATACTAAAACAGAAAACGTGATGGAAAGGATGAGGGGAACGGATGAGGCCAAAGCCGGCCTGTCGCTAGATCAGTTGGTTACGCTTGCAGACTTGAAAAATGTTCGGGACGAGCTTTTGGCAGCAATTGCGAGGACGAGGGGATCTTCGCCAGACACCGTGAAGAAATGGCTAAAATCGTCTGAGGTTAGAAAGCTCCTAAACATTTCACCGGGCAAGTTGTTAGCCCTCAAAGCTAATCGCCAGCTCGCATTTGTGAGACTGGGTGGAGTAATCTACTACGACAGGGACGACATTGAGGCGATGATCCAAAAAGCTAAAGTACCAACCTTGATCGGCAAGGCATGAAGACCGCATACCAAACATCCGGTCGAGGATGTGATGTCCCTCCCCGGCCGGAATATGTGGAGATTTATTTCCTTCAATGTCAGAGGACTAAAGAAGCGGCGCGTGAATTCCATCGACATTATTCAATGCGGTATTGGCGCTCTCCGAGCGGAAAAGTCATTCGGGATTGGAAGCGCCTGGCATGGCAATGGATTTGGA
It includes:
- a CDS encoding helix-turn-helix domain-containing protein: MNTSPEMTKHIHHGRNIRRFREMLGIKQEGLAFQLGEEWSQKRVSLLEQKEIVEQDILDQVAKILKVPADAIRNFSEEAAINIIASTLNDNAGSINNNCTINFNPIEKWVEALDENKKLYERLLKSEQEKVFLLQQILESKT
- a CDS encoding FRG domain-containing protein; translated protein: MTYLTSQSWLEFIQNIEQAKLDLGNPANLWYRGQGHSEHYLLPSLLRYENGLEKEEFLFNRFKRFADKIFLSKESEWETLFDMQHYGIPTRLLDWTESFGIALFFAAFNKKTSSSSGSAAIYLLDPIALNRRIGHNKIIQIPREEHSFPYSSAYWNQNHRVITAPAAIEPIFRNDRISAQVGMFTVHHNNIEPIEAKFPEAIKKIVLEEDALPGAQEFLKLANINEYSIYPDLAGIANFLKNSAGLTFRNS
- a CDS encoding GTP pyrophosphokinase, with the translated sequence MNVAEYLAAHERNTNSYKDFVDEVIFTIKEECEAKGLKIADIKGRVKTRQSLADKIERHRIENPEQHVFDYAGVRIVCLFEEEKRVFSNLLNELFDVSWQSDKKESLGVAHMGYQSIHTCVAFGDSYSGTRYRKFKGYVCEVQVTTVLLEAWALINHTIVYKNENSVPISLQRELNNVSSLLEVAQNIFDEAFKKRTAYLVKLGTLSNNSLLIQLIDYDSLTVYSENKYPELKISEFWQNSLIVDLNKNKYKNLSDIDNVVNKAKEFIEYYMDKRPDLFQFSTDILTKSLGYIDFEFRSRHDFAESTLRAFEHFENHRIGKRI
- a CDS encoding helix-turn-helix domain-containing protein, translating into MERMRGTDEAKAGLSLDQLVTLADLKNVRDELLAAIARTRGSSPDTVKKWLKSSEVRKLLNISPGKLLALKANRQLAFVRLGGVIYYDRDDIEAMIQKAKVPTLIGKA